A genomic stretch from Octopus bimaculoides isolate UCB-OBI-ISO-001 chromosome 15, ASM119413v2, whole genome shotgun sequence includes:
- the LOC106870808 gene encoding apoptosis regulator Bcl-2, with amino-acid sequence MVSVLTNIFCSINSSPVMHPLQSVIRMDKEENLKSCRKEVPRMVKDMVLNFDKGHFISQPESDICAGMRKSVLEIYNIYRDALYKNVAQLLDEVADDLTIQKAYRCVVETILEDRKNLHWRRISMVFTMLAVLAEDQRSKHHDLSWEQYNQILIKLFKEHKIDTWINDNSGWDGFLEHIQMKHKNKLEEFIWLSTIGLWSLSVSGL; translated from the exons ATGGTCTCTGTCCTGACGAATATCTTTTGTAGTATTAACTCCTCGCCTGTTATGCACCCCCTTCAATCCGTGATTCGCATGGATaaggaagaaaatttgaaatcttgTAGAAAAGAGGTGCCTAGAATGGTCAAAGACATGGTGTTGAACTTCGATAAAGGTCATTTCATTTCGCAACCCGAATCCGACATTTGTGCAGGCATGAGGAAATCAGTATTAGAAATTTACAACATTTATAGAGATGCGTTGTATAAAAATGTTGCCCAATTGTTAGACGAAGTTGCAGATGACTTAACAATCCAAAAGGCGTACCGTTGCGTAGTGGAGACCATCCTGGAGGATCGTAAAAATTTACATTGGCGTCGTATCTCTATGGTTTTCACGATGTTGGCTGTTTTGGCCGAAGATCAACGATCCAAACATCATGACCTTTCATGGGAACAGTATAACCAGATCTTGATAAAACTCTTTAAAGAACACAAGATCGACACCTGGATAAATGATAACAGCGGATGG GATGGCTTCCTGGAACATATTCAGATGAAACACAAGAATAAATTGGAAGAATTTATCTGGTTGAGTACAATTGGACTCTGGTCTTTGTCAGTTTCTGGTTTGTGA